A window from Bacillota bacterium encodes these proteins:
- a CDS encoding family 78 glycoside hydrolase catalytic domain — protein sequence MVDNLVPTDLRVDYLVDPLGLDNPTPSFSWRVESSGRGGLQRGYQVLVASSEALLDQDVGDLWDSGFVQAGNSVSVVYQGKPLESYAEYFWKVRVWDEQDQVSPYSAPARFEMGILDEREWHGEWIGVPHERRPRVSALFRREFLLEKPIRRARAYVTGLGYYELWLNGQKVGRNVLDPGWTDTDKRVLYSTYDIAPYLRVGENAIGILVGLGWAAQQQTLCQLRIEYGDGTITELVTKGSDNWWASLDGPIRYNHLFNGEHYDARLEQTGWAEPGFVPSHGVWREAVTLEPPKGKLVSQLLEPIQAVDELIPQSIREPKPGVYVFDLGQNIAGWARLKVQGPRGSRVALKFAEILHEDGTVNQANLRSAQATDIYFLKGDGVEVYEPRFTYHGFRYIQVEGFPGTPTKEAITGIVVRSAVKPRGQFNCSNDLLNRIHKAIWWTEACNLHSIPTDCPQRDERCGWLNDLTARAEESILNFHMYQFYRKWLDDIADTQGEKTGAIADTAPYQRMYGGYPADPVSSCYLIIPWLLYLHYGNRELLEKHYAGMCRWAEYLHSQAKDYILHYSYYGDWASPIAHSIPESIGAGAVSAITPGSLMSTGYYYYNYVLLSKIAKVLGKDDDARRFAKRAEEIKAAFNAQFFDAATGQYAGGSQGSNTLALFLDLVPPEHRSRVVDNLVRDIEAHDWHITTGNQCTKYIFEVLAAEGRADVAYKLLTQTTYPSWGYMLSMGATTIWERW from the coding sequence CCTAGTTTCTCCTGGCGGGTGGAGTCTTCTGGTCGCGGCGGTTTACAGCGGGGGTATCAAGTCCTGGTGGCGAGCAGTGAGGCCTTGCTAGACCAGGACGTGGGGGACCTTTGGGATTCGGGCTTTGTCCAGGCAGGAAATTCGGTCAGTGTGGTCTATCAGGGGAAGCCCCTGGAAAGTTACGCTGAGTACTTCTGGAAAGTCCGGGTTTGGGACGAACAGGATCAAGTTAGCCCCTATAGTGCACCGGCCCGATTTGAAATGGGGATCTTGGATGAAAGGGAATGGCATGGGGAGTGGATCGGGGTTCCCCATGAACGGCGGCCCCGGGTCAGTGCCCTGTTCCGGCGGGAGTTTCTTCTGGAGAAACCCATCAGACGGGCCCGGGCCTACGTGACGGGCCTGGGTTACTATGAGCTTTGGCTCAATGGTCAGAAGGTGGGCCGAAACGTCTTAGATCCCGGCTGGACTGATACGGATAAACGGGTGCTATACAGCACCTACGACATTGCCCCGTATCTGCGTGTGGGCGAAAACGCCATCGGCATCCTGGTGGGACTTGGTTGGGCTGCCCAACAGCAAACCCTTTGCCAGCTGCGGATTGAGTACGGGGATGGGACTATCACGGAGCTTGTCACCAAGGGAAGTGACAATTGGTGGGCCTCCCTGGATGGGCCTATTCGCTACAACCATCTTTTCAACGGTGAGCATTACGACGCCCGGCTTGAACAGACCGGCTGGGCGGAACCGGGATTTGTGCCCTCCCATGGGGTTTGGCGGGAAGCGGTGACCCTAGAGCCGCCCAAGGGTAAGCTGGTATCCCAGCTCCTTGAGCCCATTCAGGCGGTGGATGAATTAATTCCCCAAAGCATAAGGGAGCCAAAGCCGGGGGTCTACGTCTTTGACCTGGGGCAGAATATTGCCGGGTGGGCCCGGCTCAAGGTCCAAGGCCCCCGGGGAAGTCGAGTTGCTTTGAAGTTTGCGGAGATTCTGCATGAGGATGGGACGGTAAACCAGGCTAATTTACGTTCCGCCCAGGCAACGGATATCTACTTCCTCAAAGGGGATGGGGTGGAGGTATATGAGCCTAGGTTTACCTACCATGGTTTTCGGTATATCCAAGTGGAGGGCTTTCCGGGAACACCCACCAAGGAGGCCATCACCGGTATCGTGGTCCGTTCTGCGGTGAAACCGCGGGGGCAGTTTAACTGCAGCAATGATCTACTAAACCGGATCCACAAAGCCATCTGGTGGACCGAGGCCTGCAACCTGCACAGCATCCCCACCGATTGTCCCCAGCGGGATGAACGGTGCGGCTGGCTCAACGATCTTACGGCCCGGGCGGAGGAATCCATCCTCAATTTCCACATGTATCAGTTCTACCGTAAGTGGCTCGATGACATTGCCGACACCCAAGGGGAAAAGACAGGGGCCATCGCGGATACAGCTCCCTACCAACGGATGTACGGCGGTTACCCAGCGGATCCCGTCTCTAGCTGCTACTTGATCATTCCCTGGTTATTGTATCTCCATTATGGTAACAGGGAACTGTTGGAGAAACACTACGCCGGAATGTGCCGGTGGGCGGAGTACCTCCATTCCCAAGCCAAGGATTACATCCTTCACTACAGCTACTATGGTGACTGGGCTTCCCCCATTGCCCACAGTATCCCAGAAAGCATCGGGGCCGGTGCCGTTTCCGCCATCACCCCCGGCAGTCTGATGTCCACCGGATACTACTACTACAACTACGTATTACTCTCCAAGATTGCTAAGGTCCTTGGCAAGGATGATGATGCCCGGCGCTTCGCAAAACGGGCCGAAGAGATCAAAGCGGCCTTCAACGCCCAGTTCTTCGATGCAGCCACCGGGCAATATGCCGGGGGATCCCAGGGTTCCAATACCCTAGCCCTTTTCCTCGATCTTGTACCGCCAGAACACCGGTCACGGGTTGTCGATAACCTGGTCCGGGACATTGAGGCCCACGATTGGCATATTACCACCGGCAACCAGTGTACGAAGTATATCTTTGAGGTGTTGGCGGCGGAGGGAAGGGCCGATGTGGCCTACAAGCTCCTGACCCAGACCACCTATCCCAGCTGGGGATACATGCTTTCCATGGGGGCCACCACCATCTGGGAGCGGTGGGA